The DNA sequence CCGCCTTCTCCAGGGCCGCGCGGTAATCGCCGAGCGCGGGCCCCAGCGCCAGGGCGTGAGGCTCGGCCGCCATCTTCGCTGCCACTTCCTCGGGGGACATCGCCGTCTCGGGCTCCAGCGACTCCACGCTCCGCCCCGTCCGCCGGTACGCGCCCAGGTACAGATCGTCCTTGCGCGCCACCGCGAGGCAGAAGAGTGGCGAACCCTCAGGTCCCTCCAGCGCCACCGCGGCCAGCGAGGACGCCCCCGCCACCTTCAGCCGCGACGCATAGGCCAGCGCCTTCACCGAGGCCAGGCCGATGCGCAGGCCCGTGAAGGAACCCGGGCCCAGGCCCACGGCCAGCCCCTCCAGGTCCGCCAGCTTCACCCCGTGCCGCGCCAGCAGCTCACCGATGACACCGGGAAGGATCTCGCTCTGCTTCTGGGGCGGCCCCGCCACCACGTGCTCGAGCACGCGCAGGTCCTCGCCCACGCGCTCCACCAGAGCGAGGGACAGCGTCAGCGTCGAGGTATCGAGCGAGAGGAACACAGCCCTCCTCTACCCCGGCTGCGCCTGGAGCGGGATGGAAAAGGCGGAGACAGGCCCCTCGTCCTTGCAGCGGTAGACGCGCACCCGCGCCAGCCCCTTCTGCACCATCTCCAGCTTCTTGGCCGCGCCCAGAGACACGTCGATGATGCGCTCGTCCTTGAAGGGCCCTCGGTCGTTGACGCGCACCTCCACGGACTTGCCGTTCTCCATGTTCACCACCCGCACGCAGCTGCCGAAGCGCAGCGTGCGGTGGGCCGCCGTCAGGCCGTTCTGGTCGAAGCGCTCCCCGCTCGCCGTCTTCCGGCCGTGCAGACCCGGGCCGTAGTACGAGGCCAGCCCCTCGCCCAGATACGTGCGCGAGCCCTTGTCCGGGGTCTCCTCCGGCGCACCGGGACGGGTCTTTCCCGCACTACCGGGGGCTGGGCGATCGCTCGCATCCGGCCGGGCCGCACGCGTCGCGCAGCCCGCCAACAGCCCTGCTCCC is a window from the Hyalangium minutum genome containing:
- a CDS encoding septal ring lytic transglycosylase RlpA family protein, translated to MSGALVRLLAVALGAGLLAGCATRAARPDASDRPAPGSAGKTRPGAPEETPDKGSRTYLGEGLASYYGPGLHGRKTASGERFDQNGLTAAHRTLRFGSCVRVVNMENGKSVEVRVNDRGPFKDERIIDVSLGAAKKLEMVQKGLARVRVYRCKDEGPVSAFSIPLQAQPG
- the tsaB gene encoding tRNA (adenosine(37)-N6)-threonylcarbamoyltransferase complex dimerization subunit type 1 TsaB; translation: MFLSLDTSTLTLSLALVERVGEDLRVLEHVVAGPPQKQSEILPGVIGELLARHGVKLADLEGLAVGLGPGSFTGLRIGLASVKALAYASRLKVAGASSLAAVALEGPEGSPLFCLAVARKDDLYLGAYRRTGRSVESLEPETAMSPEEVAAKMAAEPHALALGPALGDYRAALEKAGVAPERLLTGPVFPSAVELARLVRFPETQPQEAVFSLEPHYVRASEPERNPKFPPLPGPAPTARLKED